A stretch of the Erwinia sp. SLM-02 genome encodes the following:
- the fhuA gene encoding ferrichrome porin FhuA: MAHSRDFSANNSIINTRKHQLAIFVTLALAGIGNAIAAGEQTITVSANAANGPQESAWGASPTIAAKHSATGTKTDTPIEKNPQSVSVVTRQEMEMRQVQSVKKAFGYTPGVVVGNRGSSNVIDALAIRGFSETNTNQYLDGMKLQGDNYSEFNLDPYFLERAELLRGPASVLYGKSNPGGVVALVSKRPTTETLREVQFQMGSDNLYSTGFDFGGALDDNNEFSYRLTGQARSQDAQQEMNKEKRYTIAPSFSWQPNDKTNFTFLSYFQNEPETGYYGWLPRQGTVVPLIDSNGNQHKLPTNFDEGEDSNKISRKQQMVGYSFDHQFNDTWTVHQNLRYAKVTTDYRSIYGNGFNSATNEITRGVALSQEELNTFTVDTQAQAKFATGDVDHTLLMGVDYLRMRNDIDANFGSADPISAINPQYGNDSYTLNFPYKYLNKQEQTGLYTQDQMEWNRWVLTLGGRYDFATTSAYNRTGDSTAEKHDQQFTWRGGVNYLFDNGIAPYFSYSESFLPTSGTTYGGQPFDPSRAKQYEAGMKYVPKDRPIVITAAVYQLTKNKNLTGDPDHDFFSVQSGEMRSRGVELEAKAAVNANINVTASYSFTDVKYTHDTDLQDQRPVQVPRNMASLWADYTFHETALSGLTIGSGVRYVGNSVGQYSTGTDINKNFSVASYSVVDAAVKYDLGRFGLPGSSVGVNVNNLFDREYVASCYRDYACYWGADRQIIGTATFRF; the protein is encoded by the coding sequence ATGGCCCATTCGCGTGATTTTTCAGCAAATAATTCAATCATAAACACCCGTAAGCATCAGCTGGCAATTTTTGTCACCCTGGCGCTGGCGGGGATCGGCAATGCGATTGCCGCCGGTGAACAGACGATCACCGTTAGTGCTAACGCCGCGAATGGACCGCAGGAAAGTGCATGGGGAGCTTCACCGACAATCGCAGCAAAACACTCTGCGACCGGGACCAAGACCGATACGCCAATTGAAAAGAACCCGCAGTCCGTGTCGGTGGTCACCCGCCAGGAAATGGAGATGCGTCAGGTTCAGTCAGTTAAAAAAGCGTTTGGCTATACGCCGGGCGTGGTGGTGGGTAACCGCGGCTCCTCGAACGTCATTGACGCGCTGGCGATCCGTGGCTTCAGCGAAACCAACACCAACCAGTATCTGGACGGCATGAAGCTGCAGGGGGATAACTACTCCGAGTTTAATCTCGACCCGTACTTCCTTGAGCGGGCTGAGCTGCTGCGCGGTCCGGCATCCGTGCTGTACGGTAAAAGCAACCCGGGTGGGGTTGTCGCGCTGGTCAGCAAACGCCCGACCACCGAAACCCTGCGTGAAGTGCAGTTCCAGATGGGGAGCGACAATCTCTACTCTACCGGGTTTGATTTTGGCGGTGCGCTGGATGACAACAACGAATTTTCTTATCGTCTGACCGGCCAGGCCCGCAGCCAGGATGCCCAACAGGAGATGAACAAAGAGAAGCGTTACACCATTGCGCCTTCGTTCAGCTGGCAGCCAAATGATAAAACCAACTTCACCTTCCTCAGCTATTTCCAGAATGAGCCTGAAACCGGCTACTACGGCTGGCTGCCGCGTCAGGGGACGGTGGTGCCGCTGATTGATTCCAACGGGAATCAACATAAGCTGCCAACCAACTTTGACGAAGGTGAAGACAGCAACAAAATTTCCCGCAAGCAGCAGATGGTGGGATACAGCTTCGATCATCAGTTCAATGATACCTGGACCGTACACCAGAACCTGCGTTATGCGAAGGTCACCACCGACTATCGCAGCATCTACGGCAACGGTTTTAACAGCGCCACCAATGAGATCACCCGCGGCGTGGCTCTGTCGCAGGAAGAGCTGAACACCTTCACCGTGGACACCCAGGCCCAGGCGAAATTTGCCACCGGTGATGTTGATCATACCCTGCTGATGGGCGTTGATTATCTGCGGATGCGTAACGATATTGATGCCAATTTCGGTTCGGCTGACCCAATCAGTGCGATTAATCCGCAGTATGGTAACGACAGCTACACGCTTAACTTCCCTTACAAGTATCTGAACAAGCAGGAACAAACGGGTCTCTATACTCAGGATCAGATGGAGTGGAATCGCTGGGTGCTGACGCTGGGCGGCCGCTATGATTTCGCCACCACCTCAGCCTATAACCGCACCGGTGACAGCACTGCTGAAAAACACGATCAGCAGTTCACCTGGCGTGGCGGTGTGAATTACCTGTTTGATAACGGTATTGCGCCGTACTTCAGCTACAGTGAGTCGTTCCTGCCTACATCGGGTACGACCTATGGCGGCCAGCCATTCGATCCGTCACGGGCTAAGCAGTATGAAGCCGGCATGAAATACGTTCCGAAAGATCGTCCGATCGTGATCACCGCCGCGGTATATCAGCTGACTAAGAATAAAAACCTGACCGGCGACCCGGATCATGATTTCTTTAGCGTACAGAGCGGTGAGATGCGTTCACGCGGTGTGGAGCTGGAGGCGAAAGCCGCCGTTAATGCCAATATTAACGTGACCGCTTCTTACTCCTTTACCGATGTAAAATACACGCATGATACCGATCTGCAGGATCAGCGCCCGGTGCAGGTGCCAAGAAATATGGCTTCCCTGTGGGCCGACTACACCTTCCATGAAACGGCACTCAGCGGCCTGACCATCGGCAGCGGCGTGCGCTACGTGGGTAACAGCGTTGGCCAGTACAGCACCGGAACCGATATCAATAAAAACTTCAGCGTGGCCTCCTACTCGGTGGTTGATGCTGCGGTGAAATACGATCTGGGTCGCTTCGGTCTGCCGGGCTCTTCCGTGGGTGTGAACGTCAACAACCTGTTCGATCGCGAATACGTTGCCAGCTGCTACCGCGACTACGCCTGCTACTGGGGCGCGGACCGCCAGATTATAGGTACCGCCACCTTCCGTTTCTAA
- the fhuC gene encoding Fe3+-hydroxamate ABC transporter ATP-binding protein FhuC: MQPQHATETTFTLDHVSFTVPGRTLLQPLSLAFPAGKVCGLIGHNGSGKSTLLKMLGRHHAATAGQVMLNDRPVADWQNKAFAREVAYLPQQLPAAEGMTVRELVAIGRYPWHGALGRYGIEDRERVDEAIALVGLKPFAQRLVDSLSGGERQRAWIAMLVAQNSRCLLLDEPTSALDIAHQVEVLALIQRLSRERGLTVIAVLHDINMAARYCDHLVALRGGEMIAQGDPEAIMHGDVLQEIYGIPMGILPHPQGGAPVSFVY; this comes from the coding sequence ATGCAACCTCAGCACGCTACAGAAACGACTTTCACTCTCGATCACGTCAGTTTTACCGTCCCTGGCCGAACGCTGCTTCAGCCGCTGTCTCTGGCCTTTCCCGCCGGAAAAGTCTGCGGGCTGATTGGTCACAACGGTTCCGGGAAATCCACGCTGCTTAAAATGCTCGGTCGCCACCATGCCGCTACGGCAGGGCAGGTGATGCTGAACGATCGCCCGGTGGCCGACTGGCAGAATAAAGCCTTCGCCCGTGAAGTGGCCTATCTGCCCCAGCAGCTGCCCGCTGCCGAAGGAATGACGGTGCGTGAACTGGTGGCGATTGGCCGCTATCCGTGGCACGGCGCGTTAGGGCGGTACGGTATTGAGGACCGTGAACGCGTGGATGAAGCGATTGCGCTGGTGGGGCTGAAGCCTTTTGCACAACGTCTGGTAGACAGCCTCTCGGGCGGTGAACGTCAGCGGGCGTGGATCGCCATGCTGGTGGCGCAGAACAGCCGCTGCCTGCTGCTGGATGAACCGACTTCCGCGCTGGATATTGCCCATCAGGTTGAAGTGCTGGCGCTGATCCAACGCCTCAGCCGCGAACGTGGCCTGACGGTGATTGCCGTACTGCACGATATTAATATGGCCGCCCGCTACTGCGACCACCTGGTGGCGCTGCGCGGGGGTGAAATGATTGCTCAGGGCGATCCCGAGGCGATTATGCACGGTGACGTGCTGCAGGAAATTTACGGTATTCCAATGGGGATATTGCCGCATCCGCAGGGTGGGGCACCGGTAAGCTTTGTTTACTAA
- the fhuD gene encoding Fe(3+)-hydroxamate ABC transporter substrate-binding protein FhuD has translation MTPDITRRRLLTALAFSPLLAHLPAIAQLPNEDRIIALEWLPLELLMALGVTPMGAAELFNYRQWVGKPELPASVVDVGLRTEPNLELLTQMRPSLILYSQGYGPDPARFERIAPGMGFSFNDGKGKPLSAARDSLMALAKRIQRVPQAEAHLAELDALILRVKTRLAARPQRPLLLMSIFDARHAIVFSANGLFQQVMDDLGLINAWKGESTFWGSVVVGIERLADMRDVEVINFEHDNQNIIDQVTSASLWQSLPFVREGRFRQVPRVWFYGATLSAIQLIHTLDSALGEN, from the coding sequence GTGACCCCGGATATCACACGCCGCCGTCTGCTGACGGCGCTTGCTTTTTCTCCGCTGCTCGCCCATCTACCCGCTATAGCCCAGCTGCCGAACGAAGATCGCATTATCGCGCTGGAGTGGCTGCCGCTGGAGCTGCTGATGGCACTGGGCGTGACGCCGATGGGTGCCGCCGAGCTGTTCAATTACCGCCAGTGGGTCGGCAAGCCGGAGCTGCCGGCTTCGGTTGTCGACGTTGGCCTGCGCACCGAACCTAACCTTGAGCTGCTCACTCAGATGCGGCCGTCGCTGATCCTCTATTCTCAGGGCTACGGTCCCGATCCGGCCCGCTTCGAGCGTATCGCGCCGGGCATGGGTTTCTCCTTTAACGATGGTAAAGGTAAACCGCTGAGCGCCGCCCGCGACTCGCTGATGGCGCTGGCTAAACGCATTCAACGCGTGCCGCAGGCGGAGGCGCATCTGGCCGAACTGGATGCGCTGATCCTGCGGGTGAAAACCCGGCTGGCGGCGCGACCGCAGCGCCCGCTGCTGCTGATGTCAATCTTCGACGCACGCCATGCCATTGTCTTCAGCGCGAACGGGCTATTCCAGCAGGTGATGGACGATCTGGGTCTGATTAATGCCTGGAAAGGGGAGAGCACCTTCTGGGGCAGCGTGGTGGTGGGGATTGAACGCCTGGCCGACATGCGCGACGTTGAGGTGATTAACTTTGAGCACGACAACCAAAATATTATCGATCAGGTGACGTCCGCTTCCCTCTGGCAGTCGCTGCCGTTTGTTCGCGAGGGGCGTTTCCGCCAGGTGCCGCGCGTGTGGTTCTACGGCGCAACGCTGTCGGCCATTCAGCTGATCCATACTCTTGACAGCGCGCTGGGGGAAAACTGA
- the fhuB gene encoding Fe(3+)-hydroxamate ABC transporter permease FhuB translates to MKAYRLPVFLLLLLFVSALMLTISNFKHHLPVDQWLLALRSPDADNIRQMVFHHSLLSRLALSLLVGAGLGLVGLLFQQVLRNPLAEPTTLGVASGAQLGITVVTLWSLPGGLVTQQLAATIGAVTIGLLVFGVAWGKRMSPVTLILAGLVLSLYCGAVNQIFAIFNHDQLQNMFLWSTGSLNQMDWSNVSFIWPRLLAGVVLTLLMLRPMTLMGLDDGVAKNLGLALSLARFAVLAIAILISASLVNAAGIIGFIGLFSPLLAKMLGFRRLFSRLLLAPLIGALLLWLADQCVLWLTDRLGEISTGTVTAVIGAPLLLWLLPRLRTGGSGPAMNFGDRIPAERQNVLLWSLCGGGVVLVLAAIALSFGRNADGWVWATGDLWQQLLPWRGPRLIAALATGMMLGVAGCMVQRLTGNAMASPEVLGISSGAAFGVVIMLFIVPGDAFGWLLPAGTLGAAVTLLIISLAAGRGGFSPERMLLAGMALSTAFTTITMLLLASGDPRMASLLTWMAGSTYKIDAPQALRTVAIAAVLIALVPLCRRWLTVLPLGGVTAKAVGMALTPSRLALLLLAACLTAAATLTIGPLSFVGLMAPHMARMLGFRRALPQQVMAALLGGGLMVAADWCGRMLSFPDQIPAGLLATFIGAPYFVYLLRKS, encoded by the coding sequence ATGAAAGCGTATCGTCTGCCCGTTTTCCTGCTGCTGCTGCTGTTCGTTTCCGCGCTGATGCTGACCATCAGTAACTTTAAGCATCACCTGCCGGTGGATCAGTGGCTGCTGGCGCTGCGTTCCCCGGATGCCGATAACATCCGGCAGATGGTGTTCCATCACAGCCTGCTTTCGCGGCTGGCGCTGTCGCTGCTGGTTGGAGCCGGACTGGGGCTGGTCGGCCTGCTGTTCCAGCAGGTGCTGCGTAATCCGCTGGCCGAGCCGACGACGTTGGGCGTGGCCAGCGGTGCCCAGTTGGGGATTACCGTGGTGACGCTGTGGAGCCTGCCTGGTGGGCTGGTCACGCAGCAGCTGGCGGCGACCATCGGGGCGGTGACTATCGGCCTGCTGGTGTTCGGCGTGGCCTGGGGGAAACGCATGTCGCCGGTGACGCTGATCCTCGCGGGGCTGGTGCTGTCGCTGTATTGCGGTGCGGTAAACCAGATTTTCGCCATTTTTAACCACGACCAGCTGCAAAATATGTTCCTGTGGAGCACCGGTTCGCTGAACCAGATGGACTGGAGCAACGTCAGCTTTATCTGGCCGCGCCTGCTGGCCGGTGTGGTGCTGACGCTGCTGATGCTGCGGCCAATGACCCTGATGGGCCTGGACGACGGCGTGGCGAAAAACCTGGGCCTGGCGCTGTCGCTGGCGCGCTTTGCCGTGCTGGCAATCGCCATTCTGATCAGCGCCTCGCTGGTGAATGCTGCCGGAATTATCGGCTTTATCGGGCTGTTCTCACCGCTGCTGGCGAAGATGCTCGGCTTCCGTCGCCTGTTCAGCCGTCTGCTGCTGGCTCCGCTGATTGGTGCGCTGCTGCTGTGGCTGGCGGACCAGTGCGTGCTGTGGCTGACCGACCGGCTGGGGGAAATCTCGACAGGTACGGTCACGGCGGTGATCGGCGCGCCGCTGCTGCTGTGGCTGCTGCCGCGTCTGCGGACCGGCGGCAGCGGACCGGCGATGAACTTCGGCGATCGCATCCCCGCGGAACGCCAGAACGTGCTGCTCTGGTCGCTGTGCGGCGGTGGGGTTGTGCTGGTGCTGGCGGCAATCGCACTGAGCTTTGGCCGCAACGCCGATGGCTGGGTGTGGGCAACCGGCGATCTCTGGCAGCAGCTCCTGCCGTGGCGTGGTCCGAGGCTGATTGCGGCGCTGGCTACAGGAATGATGCTCGGCGTGGCGGGCTGCATGGTGCAGCGCTTGACCGGGAATGCGATGGCCAGTCCGGAAGTGCTGGGTATCAGCTCAGGCGCCGCCTTTGGCGTGGTGATTATGCTGTTTATCGTTCCCGGCGATGCGTTCGGCTGGCTGCTGCCCGCCGGCACGCTGGGGGCGGCGGTGACGCTGCTGATTATCTCCCTGGCCGCCGGGCGCGGTGGCTTTTCGCCGGAACGTATGCTGCTGGCGGGGATGGCGCTGAGTACGGCCTTTACCACCATTACCATGCTGCTGCTGGCCAGCGGCGATCCGCGCATGGCCAGCCTGCTGACCTGGATGGCTGGTTCGACCTACAAAATTGATGCGCCGCAGGCGCTGCGAACGGTGGCAATCGCCGCGGTGCTGATTGCGCTGGTGCCGCTGTGCCGCCGCTGGCTGACCGTGCTGCCGCTGGGTGGCGTGACGGCGAAAGCGGTGGGCATGGCACTGACGCCTTCTCGGCTGGCGCTGCTGCTGCTGGCGGCCTGCCTGACGGCGGCGGCGACATTAACGATTGGGCCTCTGAGCTTTGTCGGACTGATGGCACCGCATATGGCGCGTATGCTCGGCTTCCGCCGCGCGTTGCCGCAGCAGGTGATGGCGGCGCTGTTGGGCGGTGGCCTGATGGTCGCGGCCGACTGGTGCGGACGGATGCTTTCCTTCCCCGATCAGATCCCGGCGGGGCTGCTGGCGACCTTTATCGGTGCGCCGTACTTTGTGTATCTGCTGCGAAAGTCGTGA
- the hemL gene encoding glutamate-1-semialdehyde 2,1-aminomutase translates to MSKSENLYAQAQQFIPGGVNSPVRAFTGVGGVPLFIERANGAYLFDADGKAYIDYVGSWGPMVLGHNHPAIRNAVIEAAERGLSFGAPTEMEVKMAQLVTELVPTMDTVRMVNSGTEATMSAIRLARGFTHRDKIIKFEGCYHGHADCLLVKAGSGALTLGQPNSPGVPADFAKHTLTCTYNDLDSVRAAFEQYPEDIACIIVEPVAGNMNCIPPLPEFLPGLRALCDEFGALLIIDEVMTGFRVALAGAQAYYDVEPDLTCLGKIIGGGMPVGAFGGRREVMDALAPVGPVYQAGTLSGNPIAMAAGFACLTEISQPGTHATLTDLTTQLAEGLLQAAAAENIPLVVNHVGGMFGLFFTDAETVTSYADVTKCDVERFKRFFHLMLEEGVYLAPSAFEAGFMSLAHSKEDIERTVSAARRSFAKL, encoded by the coding sequence ATGAGTAAGTCTGAAAACCTGTACGCTCAGGCGCAGCAATTCATCCCCGGCGGCGTGAACTCGCCGGTGCGAGCCTTTACCGGCGTCGGCGGCGTGCCGCTCTTTATCGAACGTGCTAACGGTGCTTATCTGTTTGATGCCGACGGCAAAGCCTATATCGACTACGTGGGCTCCTGGGGACCGATGGTTCTCGGTCACAATCACCCCGCCATCCGTAATGCGGTGATCGAAGCGGCCGAGCGCGGCCTGAGCTTCGGTGCGCCAACCGAGATGGAAGTGAAAATGGCCCAGCTGGTGACCGAACTGGTCCCGACCATGGATACGGTACGCATGGTTAACTCGGGAACCGAAGCCACCATGAGCGCCATTCGCCTGGCGCGCGGCTTCACCCACCGCGATAAAATCATCAAGTTTGAGGGCTGCTACCACGGCCACGCGGACTGCCTGCTGGTCAAAGCCGGTTCCGGCGCCCTGACCCTCGGCCAGCCCAATTCTCCGGGCGTACCGGCCGATTTCGCTAAACATACGCTGACCTGTACCTATAACGATCTGGACAGCGTGCGCGCCGCCTTCGAGCAGTATCCGGAGGATATCGCCTGTATCATCGTTGAGCCGGTGGCCGGCAATATGAACTGCATCCCACCGCTGCCGGAATTCCTGCCGGGCCTGCGCGCGCTGTGCGATGAGTTCGGCGCGCTGCTGATTATTGATGAGGTGATGACCGGTTTCCGCGTGGCGCTGGCGGGCGCGCAGGCCTACTATGACGTTGAGCCGGACCTGACCTGCCTGGGTAAAATTATCGGCGGCGGTATGCCGGTTGGCGCATTCGGTGGGCGTCGTGAGGTGATGGATGCACTGGCTCCGGTCGGCCCGGTTTACCAGGCGGGTACGCTTTCCGGCAACCCGATTGCGATGGCGGCAGGATTTGCCTGCCTGACCGAAATCTCACAGCCGGGCACCCATGCCACGCTGACCGATCTGACCACCCAGCTGGCGGAAGGCCTGCTGCAGGCCGCTGCGGCGGAAAATATCCCACTGGTGGTGAATCACGTTGGTGGTATGTTTGGCCTGTTCTTCACCGATGCCGAAACCGTCACCAGCTATGCCGACGTGACGAAGTGCGACGTCGAGCGCTTTAAGCGCTTCTTCCACCTGATGCTGGAAGAAGGGGTGTATCTCGCTCCGTCAGCGTTTGAAGCGGGCTTTATGTCGCTGGCACACAGTAAAGAAGACATTGAGCGCACCGTTTCTGCTGCACGCCGCAGTTTCGCTAAGCTGTAA
- the erpA gene encoding iron-sulfur cluster insertion protein ErpA, with the protein MSDDVAVPLQFTEAAASKVKNLISDENNPDLKLRVYITGGGCSGFQYGFTFDDKINDGDMTIEKAGVALVVDPMSLQYLVGGAVDYTEGLEGSRFIVTNPNAKTTCGCGSSFSI; encoded by the coding sequence ATGAGCGACGACGTAGCCGTACCCCTGCAGTTTACCGAAGCTGCGGCCAGTAAAGTGAAGAATCTGATTTCCGATGAGAACAACCCGGATCTGAAACTGCGCGTGTACATCACCGGCGGTGGTTGCAGCGGTTTCCAGTACGGCTTCACTTTTGACGATAAAATTAACGACGGCGACATGACCATTGAGAAAGCGGGCGTGGCGCTGGTTGTCGACCCGATGAGCCTGCAGTATCTGGTCGGCGGCGCGGTGGACTATACCGAAGGGCTGGAGGGTTCGCGCTTTATCGTCACCAACCCGAATGCGAAGACCACCTGCGGCTGCGGTTCCTCCTTCAGCATTTAA
- the btuF gene encoding vitamin B12 ABC transporter substrate-binding protein BtuF, with product MAKCLTALLLWLTFAAAAAPSRVVTLAPNLTELAFAAGITPVGVSDYSDYPPAAKSIERVASWQGINTERLLGLKPDLVIAWRGGTSPRQIEQLQSLGVKVLWLDPDSVGRLIASLRQLADFSPRAQQAEQAAVTLQQQFDDLQQRYRQPQRRRVFVQFGMKPLFTAAENTLQNEVLGLCGGENIFSDSRVPWPQVSREQVLVRQPQAIVIPGDAARAVTVARFWQPQLNVPVYAVNDDWFSRAGPRIILAARQICAQLQPDRK from the coding sequence ATGGCTAAATGCCTGACCGCCCTGCTGCTGTGGCTGACGTTTGCCGCAGCGGCAGCGCCATCGCGCGTGGTGACGCTGGCCCCTAACCTTACCGAACTGGCCTTCGCTGCCGGCATCACCCCGGTTGGCGTCAGCGACTATTCGGATTACCCACCGGCGGCGAAAAGTATTGAGCGCGTTGCCAGCTGGCAGGGAATTAATACCGAAAGGCTGCTGGGCCTGAAGCCCGATCTGGTCATCGCCTGGCGCGGAGGAACATCCCCCCGCCAGATTGAACAGCTTCAGTCGCTGGGCGTTAAGGTTTTGTGGCTGGACCCGGACTCGGTCGGCCGTCTTATTGCCAGCCTGCGTCAGCTTGCTGACTTCAGCCCGCGGGCGCAGCAGGCCGAACAGGCCGCGGTTACACTTCAGCAGCAGTTCGACGATCTGCAGCAGCGCTATCGGCAGCCGCAGCGCAGGCGGGTGTTTGTGCAGTTTGGGATGAAGCCGCTGTTTACCGCGGCGGAGAATACGTTGCAGAACGAAGTGCTCGGGCTCTGCGGCGGAGAGAATATTTTTTCCGACAGCCGCGTGCCCTGGCCGCAGGTCAGCCGCGAGCAGGTACTGGTGCGTCAGCCACAGGCGATCGTGATACCGGGTGATGCCGCCCGGGCAGTGACGGTTGCCCGGTTCTGGCAGCCGCAGCTCAATGTGCCGGTTTATGCGGTCAACGACGACTGGTTCAGCCGGGCCGGGCCGCGCATCATTCTGGCAGCCCGGCAGATTTGTGCTCAGCTACAGCCCGACAGAAAGTAA
- the mtnN gene encoding 5'-methylthioadenosine/S-adenosylhomocysteine nucleosidase has product MKAGIIGAMEQEVTLLRDKIENRQTLTLAGCEIYTGTLNGVEVALLKSGIGKVSAALGTTLLLELCKPDFIINTGSAGGLAPSLKVGDIVVSDEVRYHDADVTAFGYEPGQMAGCPAAFKADDRLIAAAEQCISDLQLNAVRGLVVSGDAFINGAEPLARIRGTFPQAIAVEMEATAIGHVCHQFGTPFVVVRAISDVADKESHLSFDEFLAVAATQSSLMVETLLAQLANG; this is encoded by the coding sequence ATGAAAGCAGGCATTATTGGTGCAATGGAACAGGAAGTTACGCTGCTGCGTGACAAGATTGAAAACCGTCAAACGCTGACGCTGGCAGGCTGCGAAATCTATACCGGTACGCTAAATGGCGTCGAGGTTGCCCTGCTGAAATCCGGCATCGGTAAAGTCTCCGCCGCGCTGGGCACCACGCTGCTGCTGGAACTGTGCAAACCCGATTTTATTATTAACACCGGTTCCGCCGGTGGCCTGGCCCCTTCGCTGAAAGTGGGCGATATCGTCGTTTCTGATGAAGTGCGCTATCACGATGCCGACGTGACCGCCTTCGGCTACGAACCTGGCCAGATGGCCGGCTGCCCGGCAGCGTTTAAAGCCGACGACAGGTTGATTGCGGCGGCTGAGCAGTGCATCAGCGATCTGCAGCTGAATGCGGTGCGCGGCCTGGTGGTCAGCGGCGACGCCTTTATCAATGGTGCAGAGCCGCTGGCGCGCATTCGTGGCACCTTCCCACAGGCGATCGCCGTCGAGATGGAAGCCACGGCAATCGGCCACGTTTGCCATCAGTTCGGCACGCCGTTTGTAGTGGTCCGCGCGATCTCCGACGTGGCAGATAAGGAATCTCATCTCAGCTTTGACGAGTTCCTGGCCGTTGCGGCCACGCAGTCTTCTCTGATGGTTGAAACGCTGCTGGCCCAGCTGGCCAATGGCTAA
- the dgt gene encoding dGTPase: MTGIDFRKKINWQRCYRPYEGEKDEHEVLRIFESDRGRIVNSAAIRRLQQKTQVFPLERNAAVRTRLTHSLEVQQVGRYIAKEVLTRLKEQGQLEPLGLSQLTGPFESIVEMACLMHDIGNPPFGHFGESAINDWFGQRLDAGWQPQSAAADRCEVAVLRSKDDDLDPLRAKIRQDLSHFEGNAQAIRMVHTLMKMNLTWAQVGCILKYTRPAWFTGDIPASHRYLMKKPGYYLAEEEYVATLRKELDLESHCRFPLTYIMEAADDISYCVADLEDAVEKNIFTVEQLYDHLYRLWPQHQPGDLFSEVITVALEKSRSPRSSRSNEDQFFMYLRVNTVSRLVPHAASRFIDNLPAVYHGEFNEALLEDGSPHSLLLDIFKKVAFSHVFNHPEVEQLELQGYRVISGLLDIYRPLLQLTQQEFSELVEKDYLKGYPIETRLFHKLSTRFRQAYNEAVERLDKTPAETEIWEYYYRARLLQDYISGMTDLYAWDEYRRLMAVE, translated from the coding sequence ATGACCGGGATCGACTTTCGCAAAAAAATTAACTGGCAGCGCTGCTATCGACCTTATGAAGGCGAGAAGGACGAGCATGAAGTCCTGCGTATTTTTGAAAGCGATCGCGGGCGGATCGTGAACTCGGCGGCCATCCGTCGCCTGCAGCAGAAAACCCAGGTTTTTCCGCTGGAGCGTAACGCCGCGGTGCGCACCCGCCTGACGCACTCGCTGGAGGTGCAGCAGGTTGGCCGCTATATTGCCAAAGAGGTGCTCACCCGGCTGAAGGAACAGGGGCAGCTTGAGCCGCTGGGGCTGTCGCAGCTGACCGGGCCGTTTGAAAGCATCGTTGAGATGGCCTGTCTGATGCACGATATCGGCAACCCGCCGTTTGGTCATTTCGGCGAGTCGGCCATTAACGACTGGTTCGGCCAGCGGCTGGATGCGGGCTGGCAGCCGCAGAGCGCGGCGGCCGATCGCTGTGAGGTGGCGGTTTTACGCAGTAAAGACGACGATCTTGACCCGCTGCGTGCAAAGATTCGTCAAGATTTATCCCACTTTGAGGGCAATGCGCAGGCGATCCGCATGGTGCATACCCTGATGAAAATGAACCTGACGTGGGCGCAGGTCGGCTGTATTTTAAAATATACGCGCCCGGCCTGGTTTACCGGCGATATTCCCGCCAGCCATCGTTATTTGATGAAGAAGCCGGGTTATTATCTTGCAGAAGAAGAATATGTCGCAACTTTGCGGAAGGAATTAGATTTAGAGTCACATTGCCGTTTTCCGCTCACCTATATTATGGAGGCGGCGGATGATATCTCCTACTGCGTTGCCGATCTGGAAGATGCGGTAGAAAAAAACATTTTCACCGTTGAGCAGCTTTACGACCATTTATATCGACTTTGGCCGCAACATCAGCCCGGCGACCTGTTTTCTGAGGTGATTACCGTTGCGCTGGAAAAGTCGCGCAGTCCGCGGTCCAGCCGCAGTAACGAAGACCAGTTCTTTATGTACCTACGGGTCAACACCGTTTCGCGGCTGGTGCCGCATGCCGCAAGCCGTTTTATCGATAATCTGCCGGCGGTGTATCACGGCGAATTTAATGAAGCCCTGCTGGAGGACGGTAGCCCGCACAGCCTGCTGCTGGATATCTTCAAAAAAGTCGCTTTTAGTCATGTCTTTAACCATCCCGAGGTTGAACAGCTGGAGCTGCAGGGATACCGGGTAATCAGCGGGCTGCTGGATATCTACCGGCCGCTGCTACAGCTCACGCAGCAGGAATTCAGCGAGCTGGTGGAAAAAGATTATCTGAAAGGATATCCGATCGAAACCCGGCTTTTTCACAAGCTCTCCACCCGTTTTCGCCAGGCCTATAATGAAGCGGTTGAACGGCTGGATAAAACACCCGCCGAGACTGAAATCTGGGAATATTATTATCGCGCCCGTCTGTTACAGGACTACATTAGCGGAATGACTGACCTGTACGCCTGGGATGAGTACCGCCGCCTGATGGCGGTAGAATAA